The Thermodesulfovibrionales bacterium nucleotide sequence CTTCCTCTCTGATCTTCATCGCCTCCATCTTTTCCCTGAGGGCCTGCTCCTTCAACGGATTGACGGCGAAGATTCCCATGGTTTACTCTCCCGGGAAATTATACCACGTTGCAAGAGATCGGAAGGAAGAGAGAACCTCTGCCGTTCGTAACAGGGAACAGCCGGTAACGTGATATAATTGTTTCCATGGATTCGGCAATCCCGGCGCTCTCGGATAAAGCCTGAATGTTCAGGGATAGATTTCTCAGAACGATACTCCTCGTATCTTTTGCGGCCCTGATCATCCTCCCGGTCTACACGGTTTTTTTCGTCTACCCTCAATTCGTCAAGATGTTGACGGCTAACTCGGAAGACGATGCCCTGAGGATAGCAAAACACCTCATGAGCTCCCGACTGAGCGACGATCACGCGCACGTATCAAGTCGAAGGAGTTGCACGTTGAAGGCTCTGCCTTATACAACTGCTCCTTGGCGGAATGAATATTTGAATAGAGTATCGCACCCGTCATTACCGTCATTAACAGGATGGGATGCCGCCCTGACCAATGGGAATTTCATCTTGTGACCTTCTTCCCGCCCTCTGTCGGGTTCTCCCATTTGCATCCGAAAAAGTGAATTTGTTATAGTGAATCATTTCGGAGGCGGCATGATGGGTGGGATGGGCTACATCGCTGTTTTAGGTGCGGGAAGCTGGGGAACAACCCTCTCGCGTCTTCTCGCGGATAAGGGCTATGATGTCTCCCTCTGGGTCTACGAAAGTGATCTCTGCGGTGAGATGAGGACGACGAGGGTCAATAGTCTCTACCTGCCAGGTTTCACGCTTCCCGACACGATCATGATTACCGATGATATCGGACAGGCGGTCAAGAACGCGCGCTATGTCATCACCGTTATCCCTACACAACACACGAGGTCGATACTGAGCAGGGCGCTGCCTCTCATGAACCATGACGCAATCATCATCAATGCATCAAAGGGAATCGAGCAGAAAACGCTGCTCACCGTTTCGTCCATGGTAAGGCAGATGGCGGACCATAGAGTCGCGGTGCTCTCGGGCCCCAGTTTTGCTCAGGAGGTCGTCAGGAAACTTCCGACCGCCGTCACCCTTTCCTGTGAAGACGCGCCGGCATCGCTCCTCTTGCAGGAGCTGTTCAACACTCATTATTTCAGGGTCTACACCCACAACGACACCATCGGTGTCGAGCTCGGAGGTGCGCTGAAAAACGTGATAGCCATCGCCTCCGGCATCAGCGACGGACTCGAACTCGGCCATAATGCAAGGGCTTCGCTCATAACGAGGGGGCTGGCTGAGATACGGCGACTGGGCGTGACTATGGGGGCGCAAGACCACACCTTCTCGGGTTTGAGCGGACTCGGAGACCTTGTGCTGACCTGCACCGGTCCCCTTTCCCGCAACTACACCGTCGGGAAAAAACTCGGCCAGGGCGTCATGCTCGGTGAAATACTTTCGGGGACAAAGAGCGTTGCCGAAGGTGTGGCGACC carries:
- a CDS encoding NAD(P)H-dependent glycerol-3-phosphate dehydrogenase, coding for MMGGMGYIAVLGAGSWGTTLSRLLADKGYDVSLWVYESDLCGEMRTTRVNSLYLPGFTLPDTIMITDDIGQAVKNARYVITVIPTQHTRSILSRALPLMNHDAIIINASKGIEQKTLLTVSSMVRQMADHRVAVLSGPSFAQEVVRKLPTAVTLSCEDAPASLLLQELFNTHYFRVYTHNDTIGVELGGALKNVIAIASGISDGLELGHNARASLITRGLAEIRRLGVTMGAQDHTFSGLSGLGDLVLTCTGPLSRNYTVGKKLGQGVMLGEILSGTKSVAEGVATAESAYELSRKYDAQMPIVEQVYLVLYEGKDPGEAVSDLMNRALKTEFNA